Proteins from a single region of Fundulus heteroclitus isolate FHET01 chromosome 12, MU-UCD_Fhet_4.1, whole genome shotgun sequence:
- the LOC118564981 gene encoding L-serine dehydratase/L-threonine deaminase-like has translation MKTQQPLHVATPVRHSLALTKAAGTSVYLKLDSSQPTGSFKIRGIGHLCKTWAERGCERFVCCSGGNAGMAAAYSARQLGIPATIVVPSVTPRQTVERLKDEGADVVVHGKALNESIEYGQQLVANNPGWIYVSPFDNPLIWEGHTSLVKELEQDLKEKPGAVVLSVGGGGLLNGVVEGLRRAGWADVPIVAMETVGAHSLNAAVEAGELVTLPAITSVATTLGLVRVSAQTMKLVDEHTVFSQVVTDQEAVRAVELFLDDEKILVEPACGAALAAVYSDVIKRLQAEGKLARPLGPVVVVVCGGNNISMEQLQRLKKQLGMI, from the exons ATGAAGACCCAGCAGCCTCTTCACGTGGCCACTCCGGTGAGGCACAGCCTGGCTCTCACCAAGGCGGCCGGCACCTCTGTCTACCTCAAGCTGGACTCGTCCCAGCCGACAGGTTCCTTTAAGATCAGAGGCATCGGCCACCTCTGCAAAACA TGGGCAGAGCGAGGATGTGAGAGATTCGTCTGCTGTTCAG GAGGAAACGCTGGCATGGCAGCTGCCTACTCTGCACGCCAGCTGGGGATTCCTGCAACCATCGTGGTTCCGAGCGTCACCCCCAGGCAGACGGTGGAGAGGCTGAAGGACGAGGGGGCAGACGTCGTCGTCCATGGAAAG GCTCTGAATGAAAGCATTGAATATGGACAGCAGCTCGTGGCAAACAACCCGGGCTGGATATACGTCTCTCCCTTTGACAACCCGCTCATATG GGAAGGGCACACGTCTTTggtgaaggagctggagcaggatCTGAAGGAGAAGCCTGGAGCCGTCGTGCTGTCGGTGGGAGGTGGAGGCTTGCTGAACGGAGTGGTGGAAGGACTTCGCCGCGCCGGCTGGGCGGACGTGCCCATCGTAGCCATGGAAACCGTGGGAGCGCACAGCCTGAACGCAGCCGTGGAGGCAGGAGAGCTGGTCACTTTACCTGCCATCACGAG CGTTGCAACCACACTGGGCCTGGTGAGGGTGTCTGCTCAGACGATGAAGCTAGTGGACGAACACACAGTTTTCTCACAAGTGGTCACTGACCAGGAGGCTGTGAGAGCTGTCGAACTTTTTCTGG ACGATGAAAAGATCCTGGTGGAGCCGGCCTGCGGTGCGGCCCTGGCAGCCGTGTACAGTGACGTTATCAAAAGGCTGCAGGCCGAGGGCAAGCTGGCCCGGCCCCTGGGCCCCGTGGTGGTGGTTGTGTGCGGCGGCAACAACATCAGCATGGAGCAGCTCCAGAGGCTGAAGAAACAGCTCGGCATGATCTAG